From the genome of Salvia splendens isolate huo1 chromosome 7, SspV2, whole genome shotgun sequence:
CACTTAAATTTTGGCTCTGCGACCTTCAATCAAATCGATCTTGAAAGTATTAGTTGTTGATCCGATTTTGACCATCAGTACGACTTCATTATCTGCTTGGAAAATATTACTCTCATCGTTCACTATTCTAATGTCTATGTCTCCATTTGATTTGGTAtgtattttaagaaaattattGATTGTTGATGAAAAATAATTCTTGAAATGTATATATCAGTTTTATATATAAAGTTTAGAATAGAATGTCAATAAAATGAGCTAATTGAACGTTAAGTGcatatttataaaatacaagaaacaaagtaaaacatttaatacTCCAGTAAATAgagaatataaaaattaaacttTAAAACTTATGGGGTCAGTCACTATATCAAAGAAATCGCTTGTAACAATTTAGGTGATAATTGAGTAAATAGAGTGGCTTTTAAGAGAGCGATGATTAAGAAACCTTTTGCCTTTTTGTCAAATTCACGTGCAAGTGATCTTTTCTTGCACTTTTTACCTATTAATTTTCCAGTTCGTTCTTTTAGAAATTAAAGATATTTATTGAAGTTCAATTTATTGGCAAATGTCACGTGTTTATATTGAAAAGGGTCAATAGTAGCCCCAAATTTATCTGTAATTACGATGAAAGCGTCTTATAAATTAAGTTGTGCATCATCGTCATGCATTATAGATCGAAAGGGTGACCGATAGGAGCACTTATGAGTCTATGACAATCATCTAGCGgaactataattaattaaagatatGTGTGAGCTATCTTAACCTTCGAGAAATAATTACTATTCTTGTAAATAAAAGTTATTTTCACTTTATTTGAAGGCTCGTCCCAATTATGAGATAGAAACGTAGCTTTTCTTAAAGTGATCAATTTATAATTCACGGTATAATTCGTGGGATGGGATTTTTTTGTTACCgccaatttaaataattaatcctaaatgaatttatAAGAGTGACTAAAATATCCATGTCATCAATTAATTATAAACCTTGATTGAATTAATGAATTCTAATaactaattataaaattaagcaATAATAAAAACAAGTTCATTGGGCTGAATTTAATAATGTTAAATGGGCTGAATTTGAATGTTAAATGGGATTGTTCTTGGGCTTTAATGTATTCTTACAAATCGAACTTGAATTGTGGGCGTTACGCAATACTacgattttatattttttgaagtaATAATCCAATTACATCTACTAGATTCCAACATGAAAAATCGATGAAAAAAGAGTCCCGCTTATTGGATTATCCTATACAATAGTTAATCAATAGTACAATTTCATAGTGAATTATGGTAACTAAAATCATTGAACATAGTATAATACTCGTAACACATTatccaaaaaatatacatgtaccAAAACATGGTATGGAGCGAAAGGCACATGTACCAAAAACATTCGATAAAATATCGGTTTACGAAACATAATGCATCATTGGCATAATAAATGATAGAACAGAACAAAGCAGGATATAGAAACTGAAATAGATAAAGAATGGATACCTCTCTTTAATCCTACTTGGAATATAAACACACCCTACTAAAAATAAGCATGAAATTAAACCTTACTAATATGACTAGTAATATCATAACCCAAAGTGGGATTTCACTTGGTCTTGGTCCTTCTATTTTTGAGATTTATGATAACTCAAATTCAGACCATTGGATAAGGCAGAATCAGATGTAAGGGATGCTCTCAATATGTCTAAAGCCTGCACCACAAATGAAACTATGTATAACGACCATAAGATATGACAACACCAGGGATTCAAATCACCGTTGCATTACCTCTTTCAATCCAATTTGCAGTTGAACTTCTTTGACATCAGATATAGGGATTTTCATCCCACTGAGGAAGGAAAGCGTGGAAGCAATGCAAAGAGGCGTAACAGTTAAATCATCCTTCACCATGAATGTCCGGGGTGCCTTGAGGTATTTCCCCCGGCCATATGGGAACTTCTTAGAAGAGAAAAAGTTCATCATATGTTCGTTGAAAGCAGTTATGGCCTCTTCATTGATAGGAAGAACGAAATTTTCTGAAATATATCCGTGAGGTATTTTGGGGTTGATGAGCATCTTTTTTGCACCATTCTTTAAATATTTGCTGTCTATATGATCAGCCACACTCATGTGCAAATAGTCGAAACACTTATTAAGAGATCTTCTTTCCAGAAAACGCACGGCTGCTCCTAGTGGGAGGACGAGGAAGCCAAAGAGAAGCTCTACGAAATCTTCCTGGGCTTGAGCATACAAAACCTTATTAGTAGATTTTTGTACAACCACCCTCAGAACCATGTTACTGGAGTTGAATGCTGATGGAGTTTCAAAATATGACGAAGTCATATGTCGAAGTTTCAATGTTGTAGACTTCATCTGTCCTGCTTTACTGAATATGACGTCTGACAATGGCGTTGCAGACACCAAGATAGCCTTGAGCAAAGCCATAACCTAAACATGTTTCATAGTAGAATTAAAAACTACAACAAGTGACCACCAAAACACTAGAATAAATTTATGTGGTATAGGAATCAAGACGAACCTCAACATAGCCAAAAGTCACATCTACTTGCTCGGCCTTGTCCACATCTGCAATGCCGAGAAATTTTACAATCTGCAACAACCCTGACGAAGTAGGAACTATACGCAGATCATCAGTGACAACGAAAGATGCTGTATTAGTGGTAAAAACTCCATCATCACAAGGCTCCGGTTTAGTATCAgttaattttcttttcattgAATGATATTTGTTGAATCTGCATGCGACACTGACAGTATCATAGTAAATGCTTTCACTGGGGAACCAAGTACTTGTGCAGTTCTTGTCACAAATGAAGTATTCCAATGGCGGGGAATCACTAACATCGAGCTTTAGCCTTTTACGACTAGCATCACATGAACTTCGTGGATGAAGCAGATGCGACTTAGCATCTTCAGTCCAGAAATGGACACTATCAAGATTGGCAACACTGTTGTACAGAGTGGTCAAGCTGCCGAATCCAGGCTGCTCACCTTCGTAGTGGTTCTTCAAGATCCTCACGATAGCCCCCAATGGCAAAGTCAGGAAGCTCAACAACACATCTGCGAAGGTGCTGTCTACACTTGCGAATAGAACCTTCTTGTTCTCTTTATTCACCATAGCTTTCAACGAGAACTTAACATCTTTGTTGAAAAGAGTCATCCTGAAAATATCGAAGATATAGATCAAGATAcctaaaataa
Proteins encoded in this window:
- the LOC121811182 gene encoding uncharacterized protein LOC121811182, which gives rise to MTLFNKDVKFSLKAMVNKENKKVLFASVDSTFADVLLSFLTLPLGAIVRILKNHYEGEQPGFGSLTTLYNSVANLDSVHFWTEDAKSHLLHPRSSCDASRKRLKLDVSDSPPLEYFICDKNCTSTWFPSESIYYDTVSVACRFNKYHSMKRKLTDTKPEPCDDGVFTTNTASFVVTDDLRIVPTSSGLLQIVKFLGIADVDKAEQVDVTFGYVEVMALLKAILVSATPLSDVIFSKAGQMKSTTLKLRHMTSSYFETPSAFNSSNMVLRVVVQKSTNKVLYAQAQEDFVELLFGFLVLPLGAAVRFLERRSLNKCFDYLHMSVADHIDSKYLKNGAKKMLINPKIPHGYISENFVLPINEEAITAFNEHMMNFFSSKKFPYGRGKYLKAPRTFMVKDDLTVTPLCIASTLSFLSGMKIPISDVKEVQLQIGLKEALDILRASLTSDSALSNGLNLSYHKSQK